Part of the Pieris rapae chromosome 14, ilPieRapa1.1, whole genome shotgun sequence genome is shown below.
ataagtgccgttgtatttttatttagagacTGATATTATCGtgcgttttattaattaaactaaaacaatgGAAGatcattacaaaattttaagtaaaaaaacttcGGCCATTTCTGcgatattcttattatatagtGAAGACATAGATTGCAAACTATCTGAATTAAAGAAGATAACATTGCCATCTTCTTGATCATTTATGACATATTCTTGTTGCTATCTAGTTAGAAAAGATTCTGTCACTGTCAAGTAAATGAGAAAATATGACACTAAACACTGTTCATTACACCAAACATCAAAACTTGTCACTGTCAAGCCATAACATGGAATGTATTGTTCTCTCTTGCTTGGCCATATCGTCGCTAGGAGCGATGACGGATTTCCCTCCTAATCCGCAGTTCCAATATAGCATGAGACGACAAGGCTGTGAAGAGGGCAAGAGCTAGGACAGCGAGCTGTGTCCTCACACAGAGAAATTGTCGCGCAGCGCAGGCTAGAGCCAGCCCTGCATGTCGAGCGCTGAGCGTAAGGGACCAAGGTCCACGCCACCCAGGGCCTCCTACTGATATACCaccctgaaaaaaaaaatcagtggcgtaaAACCTCTTTTCagtctgggcctcagaatTTTGAATcttgatcagcctccagtgacacacgccgtcgactctttggatctaagacatatcggtttcctcacgatgtattCTTTCACCGTTCCAGCGAATGcgaaatgcgcacatagaaagaaagtccattggtgcacagccgggaatcgaacctacgacctcaatttcaatttaaaaaaaatttttacatCATAGGTTGGCACCATTTGTTTTCAATAGAGaaaattcaaatgaaatacCTGTAAAACATCCCACAAAGCGGAACAAGCGCCCCATGCAGCGGCTGCAACTGTTGGTAGAGCTAGGTCAGTTTTAGCGGCTCTCCAGCGAAGTAACGCTAGCAATAATGAAGCATGGGCTGCGGCACCTCCAGCACCTAAATAGCTACGTCTTCCTCGAGCGGCTGCCATACTGAGAGTGGCAGCGGCTAACGCTTGCAGCGCTCCAGCGCCACAAAGTGCTCGCCATGCCTCGCTCCAACCACCAACACATACGCCGTACCACTGAAAACAGGACACCGCATCAGCGTTTACAGTTACAAAAGAACATTTCCTATATAATTATGCATAATGTAGTTAATTAGgtcgtaatatatttaaagaaaaacacttttttaacggataagttatatattattattattataattatttgaacataattttaaatttaatcgacgtttcgcgtgctagcgtgctttacagcgtgcgtggtcaaaaataattataatagtaatacataacttcaatccgttaaaaaagtgtttttctttaaatgtgtaaaagttatgttaacaaaagacaatactaggtCGTAATATATCCCAATATGGCCTGTAAAACTGCATTACAAGTAATTATTCCTGCCATTTACTGCTTAACTGTTTTAATAACCTtgggaaattaatttattgctttattattcatatagcttttaaaaataatatcaattagaattaaatcaatgtgatttttttatttgataatatatagaataatgtTATTCTGAcacttatatttaagtttgaaGTAATGAACATGTGATTGTATTTTCACCTTATtagcgccatctgttgacGAACTTTGTAAAGTGGagtatcattattaaaataaatttgtaatttgtgtaaaataaatcataaggagctatgtaaaatacattataatagtcgtgttgtgtatttaactatatttcataattaattgacCAGTCATTTCGATCACATGAAGTTGCAGATGTTAATCGTttagtttaagaaaatttgCAGCTCAAATTTAGTTCAGTTCTGTCCTATAAATTGAGTGATTAATAAACGAAGTGATATTCCGTGTGTgtttttattacgtttttattttgttattatagcGGAGTCTGGACGAAGATAATTCTGGCATATCGCCGTCAGCTATTTACCTTAATATAtgaagtatatataaaacccTGTTGCAGTCCAATAAATAATCCCATGGGAACGCCTAGAAGTCCTCTAGCATCTTTAAGCAAAGAACGAGCATCTGGAGGTGGTGAAGGTGTCGCAGCTGCCCCGTAAAGGGCCAAAATTGAGGCAACTAACGCCAAAACTGCCCAAACAGCCACCAAAACGCGGCGACCATCGGCACTTAGAGCCGTGCCCACCAGCGATTGGATGTCTGGACAACCGGACGCTCCACATGTCATTtcctgaaaattatttttcacaatttatttatttatttattcggaaaccaaacagtgacatccttataataaaaacaaagtcaaaaataaaacacaatacaaacacactggatgcatccacaacaggttacacttatacaaccatatgatacaaaaaataaaaataaaacatgacaacaacacacatagtatagagttaagacattaagagttgctttattttattcttaaacaaagcagtagtggagtgcgaaaaagggtcaatgtttttCATTGAATCTAAagaagaacacatcctgtgaagaggctcgcggaacccaatgttggttctgggagtctgaaaattaaaagctctatgtaagcgtagagacctggcaggaacattaaatggtatgagttcaagaagatctgaacaacttatttcatttacgcaTATTTCTCTCACTGTGACACAATCTATTAGATTACGCCTAGTACTCAgagaaggtaatttatattttttttaaagttcctTGTAATTAGCCCTACCACTATTCATTCAATTATACTTAGATAGAGTACACACATACGCTGGAAGGCTTATAAACTGTGTATACCATCTAACAAAAGCGTATAATAGGTATAACACGAAACACTGGAttcttaaattgtattttaagaataataatgtatacctGAAACATTTAGCctagattttattttgaacaagATCAgtgtttaataagtttaataaaataaaaataaaaaggaaatgaattggttaaattattttaagtaattaagtttgttatggaagagctgggaatcctaacacaggtatatttacttaaaagggttcccaaatcttacactatgaaaagaaagatgtaccaacttaaatgaataaagacttattattattattataattatggcCTAGTAACTTCAGCATGCGCCTGagagtcgtaggttcgatctccggctgtgcagTTATGATTTACGATTAGATTTTCTGCCTAATTGCGGATATAACATTTGTTCGACTTGTCAAGGAAAATATAGTGACAAAATCAGCTTGATGACATGAAACAGAAAAAggccactgtttttttaaaacatcttGCAGCCACTCACCTCAAAATCTTCTTCAACTAAATCATCCTCCGATGGCGGCCAACTTGGCgttgtataattatgtattgcaTTAGGCTGCAGTAATGGTAATAAATCTTCTGGCCAGATTAATAAAGCTCCTCCTAGCATAAGCGATCCCATCACCAGCCCTAAATCATGTGACGCTCGAAGAGCTCTTAACGCTCGTCTCAGAGCTATTTTCCTCCTACATTCATCACCAGCTGCTTGTGAAAAAGACGTCGCAGACGCAGCCAGGGCCAGTTCCATTGGAGAGAGCATAGCCCCACAAATACTATATAGAAAGAGAAGAATTGACAGAGGCGTATCAATCGTATGAGCGGCTAAGAGAACGCATATCAAAATGTAGCTTAAATTAATGACCATTCTTGTTCCTGTCTTTTGTAGGATGATGGGTGAGAAAGGTGATACAATGGCTGCGATGGTGTGCATTATAGCTAAAGGCATGGCTCCAGCTTCTGCCCCTGCATATGCCGTGAAAGGGAGAAGTGCTGTGGATGAGAGGCCACTTGCTATACAGAGAAGAGTGAACCGTGTAATAACAGGTTTGGGGAGTTTTTGAGGCTGCCGTGTAATAAGGCGCCGGACTGATGCGGCGCCGAGGGATGATGCAACTGACTCTCTTCGTCGGTTTACAGGCACAGGTGGCAATTTGATAGGGGCCTTTGTTTTCCGCCATGGCCATTCCTTCTTGTAAATTGTGCTAACAGGAATCTGAAAAAGAATTTTGAATGTGTTAATTATGgagatttaaattgaaaatagtttatattattagtaactGATTTTAAgccaattttaatacaatgttttaCTAATGACACATACAAGACTAATTGTTTTCTTTGGTCttaatatatgcaaatgtTATACCAGCTGGTTTTGTGTCGACATATAACGAAAcgggtttttattaaataacatgaatatattaaaactgatAAGTGTTAACGACTAGGCAAACGGTTGacacataaaatatcttaaaaccaTTTCTTTCACACctgaaactttatatttacaaataataagtttGTTTGCaagaatacttaataatttatcgtCGTCTTTTATTAGGTAGTATATGATAGTAATGAGTAGagaatttatacatacatattaaatacatataaaaattatttaaataattatttttggttcttagactataaatatttgttaaagtaGGTAGCAAGGTAATcgataaaatgtaatgtatttaaaacccATTCAAACGCTCACAAAATGTCTTTTAAATCCAAAGTTGTAATTGTTACCGGATCCAGTGCAGGTATTGGAGCTGCCATAGCAATCGCCTTTTCAAGAGAAGGTGCTGACGTAGTCATAACCGGAAGAAATAGAGAAAGACTGGAAAAAGTAGCCGAGGAGTGTAAAGTCCATCAATCTCCACTTGTAATCCGAGCCGATCTCACTAATGATCGTGATGTCgaagaaattgttaaaaaaacaattgaaaaacaCGGCAAGATAGACATTTTAGTCAATAACGCTGGAATAGTACAACTGAGCAGTCTTGTAGATGATACCTTCATAAAAGCATTTGATCAAGTAGCTCAAATAAATCTACGCGCAGTGATTAAGATGACTAATTCCGTCACGCCACACATAATTGCTACTaaaggaaatataattaacatatcaAGTGTATCAGGGAGACAGCTTTATGCTTATCAGTACACCGTTTATGGAATGTTAAAGGCTTCATTAGACTATTTTACACAAGGAGCAGCATTAGAACTGGGAAAGTATGGCGTAAGAGTGAATGCTGTAAGTCCGGGACCAGTGGAAACTGATATTAAACCTGATTCTAATCCAGAGTATAAGAGGCCAACATTTCCAACTGTACTTCAGCGATACAGTACAGCAGAGGAGATAGGAGATGTCGTTTTATTCTTAGCTAGTGATAAAGCAAATGGTATTACTGGATCGAATTATACTGTTGATAATGGTTATCTATTggttaaaagttaattttattggtGACTTCTTTTCTTAATAAAGGTATATCATATCTACAGATTGCCAAGTTGTTTGCTATAAGAgcgtttatatttaatataaactgttTGAACGagtttaaattcatttaattgtcaataaatttatttattgttaattattatgtattacgaGGCGCACGCCAaaacattgccagaaggctcgcaaattCGTTcttgccttttaagaactggTATGCTGTTTTCTCGAAGGAcgctaagtcaaattggttcctTCTGTGTGCATCTGGTtctacatagtggtggtgtgCGGGTCAAACTGCGTTTataaacgctcagttgtggaacaacGGACGTCTCTGTGAT
Proteins encoded:
- the LOC111001138 gene encoding uncharacterized oxidoreductase SSP0419-like, which gives rise to MSFKSKVVIVTGSSAGIGAAIAIAFSREGADVVITGRNRERLEKVAEECKVHQSPLVIRADLTNDRDVEEIVKKTIEKHGKIDILVNNAGIVQLSSLVDDTFIKAFDQVAQINLRAVIKMTNSVTPHIIATKGNIINISSVSGRQLYAYQYTVYGMLKASLDYFTQGAALELGKYGVRVNAVSPGPVETDIKPDSNPEYKRPTFPTVLQRYSTAEEIGDVVLFLASDKANGITGSNYTVDNGYLLVKS
- the LOC111001136 gene encoding uncharacterized protein LOC111001136, which translates into the protein MGSLPDLTERSRPSVRPAARTISDPNRHRTVIPQIPVSTIYKKEWPWRKTKAPIKLPPVPVNRRRESVASSLGAASVRRLITRQPQKLPKPVITRFTLLCIASGLSSTALLPFTAYAGAEAGAMPLAIMHTIAAIVSPFSPIILQKTGTRMVINLSYILICVLLAAHTIDTPLSILLFLYSICGAMLSPMELALAASATSFSQAAGDECRRKIALRRALRALRASHDLGLVMGSLMLGGALLIWPEDLLPLLQPNAIHNYTTPSWPPSEDDLVEEDFEEMTCGASGCPDIQSLVGTALSADGRRVLVAVWAVLALVASILALYGAAATPSPPPDARSLLKDARGLLGVPMGLFIGLQQGFIYTSYIKWYGVCVGGWSEAWRALCGAGALQALAAATLSMAAARGRRSYLGAGGAAAHASLLLALLRWRAAKTDLALPTVAAAAWGACSALWDVLQGGISVGGPGWRGPWSLTLSARHAGLALACAARQFLCVRTQLAVLALALFTALSSHAILELRIRREIRHRS